In the Ptychodera flava strain L36383 chromosome 1, AS_Pfla_20210202, whole genome shotgun sequence genome, GTTTACATATAAATCTATTCAAACCAAACAATAAGAAGTCTTCCGAGgaaaaatgtctttaatgtaaaataaaGAGCAGTATtagaataatatcaatatcgaACTTAAAGATAACAAGTTCAAGACACCTTATAAGCTTTGTAAACTATTTCAACAACATAGAAAACTAAGGACAATCAATAATttaatatgtacatatgtatgtatgtatgtatgtatgtatgtatgtatgtatgtatgtatgtatgtatgtatgtatgtatgtatgtatgtatgtgtgtgtgtgtgtgtgcgtgcgtgcgtgcgtgcgcgcgcacgcacgcacgcacgcacgcacgcacgtacgtatttatgtatgtctgtatgtctgtatgtctgtatgtatgtatgtatgtatgtatgtatgtatgtatgtatgtatgcatgcatgcatgcatgtatgtatgtatgtatgtatgtatgtatgtatgtatgtgtgtaagtttgtgtgtgttagtgtgcaCGTGCACATCCGATACAGTGACGGCGAGAATAATAAAACACATACTTACCTCCCTTCTACGCAGTATACAGAAAACTAAACCTGCAAATAAAGGAACCAGAAAAAGGTTTGCTTCCTATAGAGAATTTTGCATGTGATATGTATACGTTTACTACATCCTCGAACCTCACGACAAGTAATTATAAGTTTTTGATTTGATAGCTCTGTCGAAGTGTACTGATAAATAATGGACGTAGCTATAGCCCCTCAAAATAACTTGTCGTATATCGactttatattttatgttgcaGCTGCGCTTGTCATGTCATTTAAAGAATATGTTTCTCAGTTGTACCTTAGGAGTCGTCTTAAAGATGCTCTCCGTAGGAAACGACTTCGTAGTCTGGTGATGGAAAGAAAATTCTAACCATCTGTAGCATATTTGGTCAGCATGCTTATTTCTTTTCTAGTGTTTTTGATTCAAAAAATGGTTTACATGTTTATACAGCCGTTTACTCAAATCGATACCGGTTATACATGGGTTTGCCTAGTTGCTGAAATTTCGGGCgccaattcaatattttactcaCAAATCGCAGCCGCACCAAAAAGAACTCCACCAACAAATCCAAGAAAGATTTGCCATCCTCCCTATAACAAAATAATACATCACCGTTATCGCTGTTATCGCTTTTAGAGCTAGTACCTCCTAAACGTAAAGATTTACTTCAAAGAATctcaaaaagaaatattttaaacaaatcATTAGCGTAGAAAggatatgatttttttcaaacttgtttAGTATATACGAAAGATGTAAACAGCGTCGAAAGAGAGACAcggacaggcaggcaggcagtcaaacaaacagacagatagacagacagacatacagacagaggcagacagacagacagagaggatGTACAGTTACACAAAAAACAGACAGATTCAGAGAGACATGCAGGAGGACAGACCGATAGACAGGGACTTATATAGACAACTTTACAGCAGATTGGATATTTCAATGCAGGGTCTTAATATTACAACCTACGCAATGATTAAGATTTGTATTGTTATGgaagtcattcactttgacgTCAACGTTACACTAATGGCGTAATACCAACACTTGTTACATTTCGTCACCAATCGTAAACAAGGCCACAAAATGGCAATTATATATTCGCGTAGCAGTGTGGAATGGTTTCGATCATGCATGATATCCTCATGGACAGTGGATTATATGATGACTTTACATTTCAATTGTATGTAAATAACCACTGTGCAGATTGTATAAAGGAGGGTGTCTTTACGAACACCGGCACTGAAAGGCGAAGGGACAAAACCTGGCAATATGTATAAGAATTCTTTTGCGATGAACCTCTACACTGTTTCTGAATCCCGACGTCATCGCGCCAgctttaaaggcggagcctccctttaaaaggacgccaaggtatggcggcgttcattgtgtaagtgaacaccaaacaggcaacacgcgggcacacgctccagaaaatgccactttttagttttccccggccgcaaaaacacagacagactgccaagcggtcagcgcgaagctgctgccgatcgaactctgtggttatattcaaagtctaaggCGACTAGAAGacattttttaggaaattcaagcatttgtggtggggaatcaatgactgttggcgatttgaaccgaccgtcagtcaaaagcttgcataaactctgtttgcaggattagcaaaatgtgacaaaaggttgagatcagtttgtgtaatcaatgttatagaaatcaaacatcgcactggccaagcgtttgactgggaggagaactccactaatgcgagaacctgggattgaaaagtgcggctttaagtgAGACGGTGAGCTGCAATAtgtggtggagaatccgggtatcGATCCCGATGAAATCATTATTGTATCATTTTTTGTGTATGCAATGTAAACAATGAGCTATCCTAAGGTTAAATATCTTACCGAACTGTCTGGAGCGCTTGATTCTCCAGGAGTGATTGTTGTCGGTTCAGTCCATTTGGCCGAGTCAGTGGTCCAAATGATATCTAGGAATGGTTAAAATGACGTATTAGTAATACGTTTTAAAAACAGGATGGGTTCCGTGAAATGTAGTTTACAAATAACTGagtctgtatatctgtatggCTGTACATTtctgtctatctctgtctgtccTCAGAGCCGGGCCCCACGCATCTAATTTAGGTAATTGTAGCACAGTCGATTAAATGAAGAACAAAAAAATGTTCTACGATAATACCGTACACTAAATTGTATGTCATTAAAACGTTAGTTAACTTTGTGTTCATTTTAATCTGACTGTGACTTCGAATCCCTCTGTGAGAAACAAATGAGCGAAAACCTAAAATACATGTAGTGACCGTGAATATTTTGTCTGTCGGTTGGTttcataaaaacattttcacGTCTATTGTAAATATTGCACCGAACACACTGTGGTAGCTGTCAACACTACGGGAACATTCACACAACACCGGGCTAATAACCTACGTCATGGAAGTGTTGTAATACCTTTTTCGGTCCATCCAAACTCGTCATTTGCTGGATTGCAGTACTTCCCGGGCTCCAGCCGATGCTGGTTTCCCTCAGCGAAGCACATCCCGTCGATGAGACATGAATCGGCCTATTAAAAAATGCATAAGTTTCACATAAGGCTGCACCTTAGAATACTTAATTTCTCTGATTACACCCTGTAGATATCGTCAAAAGTTGAACTTCAATGTAATACTGTAATAAATGCATGTAATCTACTGCAAAATTAAAGCGCCACGagtatttttcattatctaaGTTATGTCTGTAATTTTCAGACAAATACAGTTCCTGCTCTACTCATAAATCACGTCCAAATGCATAGTATTCAACTtgtcattatattaccatgccctgtccatcgcattttgattggtcgagctgaaccacgtgactgcccacaaatacacagtaatggtttgtttacatgcccgtgaatatgaataatatcgtaaacatagtaactttacagcttaAACGAAAATTGCGATTCGTACAAAGTACAAGTTCttgggccccgttgtcgttcgcatgggaattttttgtaaattttgacggtttttggggttcgttgataacagtgttctccctgaataaggtaacaggggcgtggcgccctcttgtaaattccgagcgcccccttgccagaaatgaaaaagatttatttttttgaaaaataaaacaataaaatgtacgagaTAAAAAGTTGAcggtgatttacaagcaaaatgcaagcgtgagcgtcgatcctgcaggctgcaaacgtaattctcatcgatctagCAAATCTCgctgtcatccgagatcattaTATACTAaggcccatgtgcaactcatatcgatggcagccatatttgcatggctcaggcCTTACGttatccacggtccctccatagggaccgtgcattaggtaaccgacttagctgagtaaacatgccaaggaggagcttgagggtaaccaaggacagcagagtacactgaagttttttaggaggttagaatttcgcttgtgtattccttcccaaagcaaaacgacctattTTTAGGCTCGGCCGGACGTGTATCAGGATGAGAATACGTGAGTGTTATagtataattttgacatcgatgaataaatgtttcgttttcaaaaaatgtaatcttcattgaaatcagtgaactggaataaaagttatcgaacactgtctcagatctcttttcctttgagttttttatacgaaaaaaaatcggaaaaaatactccccaagtgccatcaaataacaccattttaatctctgtttttcaaaagctccaacggcaggaggggggacacccccctcctgacctccccccgcgaccgcttacgcggtcgcttgtggtgcttcgcaccacattTTCGCTCTCTTGTCAAAatatcctggggagaacactggataATATATAATGGAAATCCGTTGATaatatataatggaaataacagactccgcgctgaccattaacgtttatttatggcgcgggcgagaggaaagcctaaaattaacgggctcggtaagcctcgcccgttaatttttggctttcttctcgcccttgcccataaataaacgttaatgatcagcgcgtcgtccgttatttctataataaagcCGGGCAGTAATAAGTATATATTCTAGGTGTAATGTTCTTTTTTGACTACTAAATTCACGtttattttgaactttacaCTAGTCTCTAATAACATAATATGTTgaagacaatgcattgtgttggGATGGCTCAATGAGGTACTTCAATGTATTTCGACAGGCACCTGTATTGAATAGTCAAGGAATGGAATGAGAAAGACGAACAAGACGCTCTATGGCGTATCAATTATGATGCAGCGAAATGTCTTTGAGAAAGGTCATCACTTAACTGCTTTTTATGGCAGCTTTTCCCGGATATTACTACTTTGATTATTTCGACAACCGAAGACTACCACGGAAAGCCTTCCTACTTTACTTCCAGTAATTTGTTGAGTTACGGacagtcattttaatttatcgAGAtcaaatcgatcccacactggTATTCTCACACTCCAAGCGTGTTAGGGACGTGAGAACATGAATCCATAGCGTTTTTCTCTCACCTTTTTGTCGCAGTTTCCGCTTTCTGTACATTCAACACACACCGAGTCAAAGACGGTGAATAGCAGTTCGTTGCTGAATGTTACGCCATCCAAGCTGAAGGAAATATCGGAGTATTCTACTGGCAGTTCGTTGTTGGTGACTGTTGCTGGATATGTGTTGATACCCGTGTGCCTCAGAGGACATGCGATTTCCGTTGAGCTTATGAGATATGCTTCAGTGTAATACACAGAGATGTGATTGTTCTGGTTGAAAAGAATCGTGGAGCAACAGTATTGGAGATTCGTTTATTCACAATCTCTGTCCCAACTTTCCAACTTGTGTTAAAGGAAGTAGGTCGTCGTAACAGCGCGCAAAGGTCATATTGGACCATATCAGAAATGTTAAATTATttaagaaacaaaataatttcaatcaGAATGTAGAATTAGAAGTGTTGGCTTAAAGGGGCGGATCGTGTGAACTGCGCTCATAGGACATATACGATCCGCGACCAATGTAAACGTAACGTAACGCTACATCCcaggtacgttggcgattgatgaaagttgaaatatgtttGTCATAATGAGCGTTGCGAACTTTAAtggttgcagctatgttgacgtgatgcatgaaatacattgtttgtaaaacagagttgcacaggcgcagttcaaACGATGCCTTCCCTTTTAAATCTGCTTTTCATGTTGTGAATGTGATCCAAAAAAACTATTACTTTAACTATTTGTCAAATCCAGGCTTTTCAAAAATGCGACATGAGCAATTGTTGATACAAAAGATGAGTATGAGAACGAATTCCTTTTGAAAATAAGTAGTTCTGCTTATTAAAGGATTTTTTGTAGGTCAAAGTACCTGACTGGTACGCTTAACTTTACAAATAAGTCGTTCTGATTCAACAAACTTCGTTCCGACACCAAACGCTGTCTCACACGGTCTTGATTGTAAATCACAGAGGGCGTCGTGCTTGAGGTAGCTCAGATGTATTGGCTGTCCTTCCTCATGGGAGCAGTCACTCCCAGTGAAACCTTTGTCACAGACACAGATGTTGTCGATACATTCGCCATGTTTGCTGCAATCGTTTGGACAGAGCATGGCTAATAGTTCTTGTGGCGGTACTTTGTTTCCGTGGCCGTCGTCTTCGTACAGAGAGATGTTACGGAGCACGAGATCCATGCAGTCGAATTGGAATGCTGCTGCGGGTAGAGGGCGCAAAGTCGAGGGTGTCCGTCGCCTGACAAATATGAGATATTTCAATCTGGCTGTCAGCCATGAACAAGCTGATCAAACGAGGTGACTGGGAAAATATGGCCTACATTTTAATGGATAAATCGCCAGTGAAACTTTCTGGTTTAAAACCTTATGTTAGTAATACTCTTGCGTTGAACAAAAACTTAGCGAAGGGAGAAAAGAGTTAACATATTCTTTGCTTaagaaaacattgattttgCTTGCTTatattaaggtagttcgcgcctcgaagaCGAAAGCCTTTGacatttgctaaaactttcctcgagcaaattttcaaatctttctAACTGTCGCATGAAATATTAGCAGCTGTCACTGGCAGGTAGGCAAAAGAGCAAGGAACAAGTTACCTCAAAAGTAAATTATGATACACAAAAGGGAAGGCGTTTTCATTGAAATCTTTTAAATACCTGTATATCAGTAACGCACGTTTCATTGTACTTCTGAGTATTCAGGTTTGTCTTCTCAATACATGCAGAGTAGATGGATGCGGAACTGAGAAACTCCCCGCAAAACACGAGTGCCATTCCCTCTGTAATGCCGCTCTGTGTCGGCCATTCCGGGATGCTCGGTTTGAATTCGGAATCATATTCAAACCGGATGTCTCCAGCGGCCTCCACGTGATCATCTCCGACATTCTCCTGATCCGTTTTCTCGGTGCACTGCGGAGTAACTGCGTGAATTGCAACACTTCCGTCAAGCGGGTCGAAGCAAGATTTTTCACTTTGATCTGTAGTCCCGGTTGCATAAAGGTGCGTCATGTCGGTGCCGAGTCTCAATTGGTCGGTGTGCAGGCCGTATCCACAACAAAATCGGGAGCTGTCTATCCCAGTTGGACAGTTGCAGTACATTGTATTGCGCTCCGGTATCCATGACAGCTGGTCGTACTTTAAGAATAAATTCTCTTCCTCTGAAACCCTGTGAAAAGTAATGCACATTAGTAGTGAAGAACAATTCATAGACGAACccattgtattatttatgatacGTTTTTGATCATTGTGAGGAATTGGATCCGACTGAGACAACATGTTTCCTACAAAGAGCATATACAGGGACTGGTCTATGTTGATTTTAAGTATCACTAGAAAGAACTAGATTATTggccaaatatatatattagaatTTTTGACTTATGGTTTCCAACCTTTCGATTTCTTCTCCTTATTTTTATTCCAATATACACATTCTGATCAATAAGCTTTCGACACCTGCTTCATATGTCGGAAAGGGCAAAATTTTCTGTTCCCCGACAAATGGAAATGTTTTTAAGTTatactgaaataattttgaGCTCAAGATCGTGTAATAGATAattaaaattgtaatattgACATGACTTTTTTCTATAACACTTCCTCTAAAACTTGTATTCCGTTCTCTGTTGCTCATCTTTACGTCACTAGTAATATTTTCTTACCTCCACGACTCAGCAAAGTCGTTCAGATCTGTGATTTCACCATTACTCTTTGTGAAGTCGTTGGAGTCGTCATCGTCTCCATCACCGCACAGCGCCATCGTGCGTCCGCTATAATCGGAAGGAAGGACGACAAAGACATCCAGCCACTTACCCTGCGCACTGCTGACAGTCGTACTTCTAGTGTAACACCAGAGTACATGTACACCTTTGATAAAATGATGGAGTTATATAACAGTCATTGCAAAGCACCAGTTCTAATCAATAGTTTATTTCAATCCCAGAATAAATGTATATACGGAAGTTACACGTGAAGGATTATAAGGAACCATACTATACGGCTAGTTGTCAATcagattcgaacccacaacatacggcatcagtcgcctagctgagaggccatagacagaaccgctcggctaaatctccactcccaaaaaagagtggttcaataagttgttacatttttctgactgagaccgctcaacacgttgtagagttcgtgaagcactcacgcagcAGTATCAGTATATCAGTACATATCCGTCTAAGACTGAAAAGGTAGAGCTCTATTTTGATCATACTTTAATTGTAacaggattggaactaatttttgataattggatgatgaagtaatgtcggttcaatctgcaaatgtaacctcatctgcttttcttttcaagttacacattagttttatgagtaatttttaaTATCGTAACATTCAGCtttagggcacctaacacttttgagaaatttgaaaaatgtacagatccaattatcccaaattagttccaatcgtgttttatgtTCCTTATATTATTTGACTTTGAAAGTTTTTATGACGTAGACGGACATGCGGATAGATTATGGACGTTTTAAAAACAgtaaataatgattttcttaCATAATGTTTGTTTCCATACTGCTGATGGATGGCAGTACCAGGTGACAGATTCTTCCTCGGAACTGAAATCCTCAACTGTCTCTGTTACAGATGTCCATAATGACAAGGTCATTGTTCTCACGGATCGCCACGGCACAGTTACAAGAAACCTCAGCGCAGTCTGTTACCGCTGTCTGTACCTAAAATGTGTTGTATACATGGTAATATTGTCAATTGAATAACGGACATGAACTTGCACTTCGCTTCCTCATCAAGTCCATCACACTTAAAAACACTTTAAAACGTGTCTCCGATACTACCAACACATTTTGGGCCGATAGTATGGCGTGAGCATGTACTCTAGGGCTTTAttaaagttgtatttttcgcaGTCAGAGATAAGCATGTTCTATATTCTTACCTCCAGCACTCTACCTGCGTCAGTTGTTCCTCTAAGTAACACGAAGTATCCTGTTTTCAGCATGGTGTACCACAGTCTGcaatcaaattgaaaataaggAAAGCACTAACTCAAGCCTTATATCAATACTGTAACGACAAGAAgtcaaatttcacattcttgtcgAAGTACATTTTATTCGCTAATTCGATTGTTCTACAACAGCTTGATGAAACTCTTAAAAAAGACAAGATACAAGAAACAATTTATCGGTGACAGACAACTGTCGTAAATGCACTTTCCAATTTACATGTATTAAGGTTTTAACCCTCTTACGTGATATGACTAAGTAGAGCAACTTACCCATCGAGCGTCCTGTAATGTGGGTCACCAAACGATGAGCAGCGTTTATGATCCACTCCAATGACAGAGACCTATTGAAAGTGTTAGTCATAATTGAAAGTGAAGCATTCTATAAATCGACtcatgtaata is a window encoding:
- the LOC139143359 gene encoding von Willebrand factor D and EGF domain-containing protein-like; this encodes MKRALLIYRRRTPSTLRPLPAAAFQFDCMDLVLRNISLYEDDGHGNKVPPQELLAMLCPNDCSKHGECIDNICVCDKGFTGSDCSHEEGQPIHLSYLKHDALCDLQSRPCETAFGVGTKFVESERLICKVKRTSQNNHISVYYTEAYLISSTEIACPLRHTGINTYPATVTNNELPVEYSDISFSLDGVTFSNELLFTVFDSVCVECTESGNCDKKADSCLIDGMCFAEGNQHRLEPGKYCNPANDEFGWTEKDIIWTTDSAKWTEPTTITPGESSAPDSSVRYLTLG